A window of the Bdellovibrio sp. ZAP7 genome harbors these coding sequences:
- a CDS encoding TIGR02147 family protein — MNQIATKSIPMLINHLQTVFAERSRKNPSYSLRAFAKSLDLDSSTLSALLRGKRPMTTKMAMKIIDRLEIHEPLQVQKLLMGVLGAEETPQAYSDIDLDSAEMISSWEHFAILAVLELPKAKTDTTSIAKRLNIPLGVALECLVRLQKLGLVSKETTQWKLTGNNMSTPRNIPSAKIREGHRQFIQRAIDSLEAHSVEQRDITGITMAINKKKLGEAKSLIEDFRRRLSAFLEVGPRDSVYRLNVQLFPLSQENQ; from the coding sequence ATGAATCAAATCGCTACTAAAAGCATCCCCATGCTCATCAATCATTTGCAGACCGTGTTCGCTGAACGCAGTCGTAAGAATCCATCTTACTCGCTTCGCGCCTTTGCCAAGTCTTTGGATTTGGATTCTTCCACGTTGTCAGCTCTTTTGCGCGGCAAACGTCCCATGACCACCAAGATGGCGATGAAGATTATCGACCGTCTGGAGATCCATGAACCCTTGCAAGTGCAAAAACTTTTAATGGGTGTTCTGGGTGCCGAAGAAACTCCTCAAGCTTATTCTGATATCGATTTAGATTCGGCTGAAATGATCAGCTCGTGGGAGCATTTTGCTATTCTTGCGGTTTTAGAGCTTCCGAAAGCGAAAACAGATACGACGTCGATTGCCAAGCGTTTGAATATTCCTTTGGGAGTCGCATTAGAATGCCTGGTGCGGTTGCAAAAGTTGGGTCTGGTTTCTAAAGAAACCACTCAGTGGAAACTGACGGGCAACAACATGTCGACGCCAAGAAATATTCCCAGTGCCAAAATCCGTGAAGGCCATCGTCAATTTATCCAAAGAGCGATTGACTCGTTAGAAGCGCACTCAGTCGAGCAACGTGATATCACCGGTATCACTATGGCTATTAATAAGAAAAAACTCGGTGAAGCGAAAAGCTTGATCGAGGATTTCCGGCGCAGGCTGTCGGCCTTTCTGGAAGTCGGTCCCCGCGATTCCGTTTACAGATTGAACGTTCAATTATTTCCTCTAAGTCAGGAGAACCAATAA